Genomic DNA from bacterium:
GTTTGGACACACCAAGGTGATGGTGACGGCTAGCATTGAGGAGTCCGTTCCGTCTTTCATGCGCGGCAAGGGCGAGGGATGGATTACGGCGGAATATGGCATGCTGCCGCGGTCTACCCATACGCGCAGCGGCCGGGAAGCCGCCAAGGGCAAGCAAACGGGGCGTACACAGGAAATCCAGCGACTTATCGGGCGTTCCATTCGCGCGGCGGTGGATATGAGGGCTATGGGCGAATGCAGCATTCTGCTGGATTGTGACGTGCTGCA
This window encodes:
- the rph gene encoding ribonuclease PH, with translation MKAISAVDNVTRHSGREAGELRAVTLEPGVSRYAEGSCLVSFGHTKVMVTASIEESVPSFMRGKGEGWITAEYGMLPRSTHTRSGREAAKGKQTGRTQEIQRLIGRSIRAAVDMRAMGECSILLDCDVL